In Citrus sinensis cultivar Valencia sweet orange chromosome 4, DVS_A1.0, whole genome shotgun sequence, one DNA window encodes the following:
- the LOC102612083 gene encoding F-box protein At1g30790-like codes for MMEKEQQPPSSSKPIPSEIIYDILTKLPIKSLMRFRCLSKLCSSYITAPSFAELHALNFPIKTVGLLVTCPARLQTAQHFFSVDFDGGLAVPLLTIPPRFSRYTTRSVNGIILMDFGLYATLCNPSTRQTFNTPFVCSLTSPSVNSTYFCVNSFGFDPVSKKYKVLNSWAIPGRDPEYRIFELGTNSWRPLKGGPNYYPQRESVCVDGFVYFRSWVSTHKNGRTVLIAFDLHEESFRVIEIPAKALARRSESELIVYSGRPAIADHLLLEDATMTIWVLDENDGDYWVQIKVFLPEDYGEEILEEDIDYFVDCIGRNNELLLVPQTVSDSVYVIHYDVVNRSMRRAEIFGLPEDRFSDLSSNTFRVINYEENVMSFT; via the coding sequence ATGATGGAGAAGGAACAACAACCGCCATCATCGTCAAAACCAATACCTTCCGAGATAATCTACGATATTCTCACAAAGCTGCCCATAAAATCCTTGATGCGATTCCGTTGCCTTTCCAAGCTTTGCTCGTCGTACATAACCGCCCCATCGTTTGCAGAACTTCATGCACTTAATTTCCCCATAAAAACTGTAGGCCTCCTCGTCACCTGCCCAGCCAGGCTTCAAACCGCTCAGCATTTTTTCTCCGTTGACTTCGACGGCGGCCTCGCCGTCCCTCTCTTGACCATCCCACCGCGCTTCTCCCGTTACACCACTCGCTCCGTTAACGGCATAATCCTGATGGACTTCGGCCTTTACGCTACATTATGCAACCCCAGTACCAGACAAACCTTCAATACCCCGTTTGTTTGCTCCTTAACGTCTCCTTCCGTAAACTCTACTTACTTTTGCGTGAACTCCTTTGGGTTTGATCCCGTTAGTAAAAAGTACAAAGTTTTGAACTCCTGGGCCATCCCTGGGAGAGACCCTGAGTATAGAATTTTTGAGCTGGGGACAAATTCCTGGCGCCCGCTTAAAGGTGGCCCGAATTATTATCCTCAGCGGGAAAGCGTTTGTGTTGATGGCTTTGTGTATTTCAGAAGCTGGGTTTCGACTCACAAGAACGGCAGAACGGTTCTAATTGCGTTTGATTTACATGAGGAGAGTTTCCGGGTGATTGAAATTCCTGCAAAGGCATTGGCGCGTAGAAGTGAGTCTGAACTGATCGTGTATTCGGGACGTCCGGCTATAGCTGATCATCTGCTTCTTGAAGATGCTACCATGACGATTTGGGTGTTGGATGAAAATGATGGTGATTATTGGGTTCAGATTAAGGTGTTTTTACCGGAAGATTACGGTGAAGAGATTCTTGAAGAAGATATTGATTACTTTGTTGATTGTATTGGTCGTAACAATGAGCTCTTGTTGGTGCCACAGACAGTGTCCGACTCAGTTTACGTGATCCATTATGATGTTGTGAATAGAAGTATGAGGAGAGCTGAAATATTTGGACTGCCTGAGGATAGGTTTAGTGATTTATCTTCTAATACTTTTAGGGTCATTAATTATGAAGAAAACGTCATGTCGTTTACATAA